Proteins found in one Prochlorothrix hollandica PCC 9006 = CALU 1027 genomic segment:
- a CDS encoding 2Fe-2S iron-sulfur cluster-binding protein translates to MAQTHTVRIYHRQSDRHYTVQVPDDRYVLHSAENQGADLPFSCRNGACTACAVRVTSGEVYQPEAMGLSPDLRAQGYALLCVSYARSDLEVETQDEDEVYELQFGRYFGKGKIVRGLPLDEE, encoded by the coding sequence ATGGCCCAAACCCACACCGTCCGTATTTATCACCGCCAATCCGATCGTCACTACACTGTTCAGGTGCCGGACGATCGCTATGTGCTCCACAGTGCCGAGAACCAGGGGGCAGATTTGCCGTTTTCCTGCCGCAATGGGGCGTGTACCGCCTGTGCTGTGCGGGTTACGTCGGGGGAAGTGTACCAACCGGAGGCCATGGGTCTATCGCCGGATCTGCGGGCACAAGGCTATGCCCTGCTCTGTGTCAGCTATGCGCGATCGGACTTGGAGGTGGAAACCCAGGACGAAGATGAGGTCTATGAGTTGCAGTTTGGCCGGTATTTCGGCAAGGGCAAAATTGTCCGTGGCCTACCCCTAGACGAAGAGTAA
- a CDS encoding HNH endonuclease, producing the protein MQALRAVINNYRGKPYSDLARRIRELQGEEGVVGIQRTGSGLHTKYQLLHTRLEPKRVPRTGLNDEDWTRVLIAYKYRCAVCGRSSTEMRLDQDHKRPRLRGGGDELSNWQPLCKECNNFKSTACRYCNLDCASCPWAFPEHHAPVRLSAENIERIRSTALKIDQDPSSVLNEIVDHYFDVT; encoded by the coding sequence ATGCAAGCCCTGCGGGCAGTTATTAACAATTACCGAGGCAAACCCTACAGTGACTTGGCGAGACGAATCAGGGAACTACAAGGCGAGGAAGGGGTAGTCGGTATCCAGCGCACTGGAAGCGGACTGCACACCAAGTATCAGCTCTTACATACCAGGCTAGAGCCGAAGCGGGTTCCTCGAACCGGGCTTAATGACGAAGACTGGACTAGGGTGCTCATAGCCTATAAATACCGCTGTGCTGTATGTGGTAGAAGTAGCACTGAGATGCGTCTTGACCAAGACCACAAGCGACCACGTCTTCGAGGGGGTGGCGATGAGCTTTCAAACTGGCAGCCCCTTTGCAAGGAGTGTAATAACTTCAAGAGTACTGCCTGTAGATACTGTAACTTGGATTGTGCTTCATGCCCCTGGGCTTTTCCAGAGCATCACGCACCAGTAAGGCTTTCTGCGGAGAATATCGAGCGGATACGAAGCACAGCACTCAAAATAGATCAAGATCCGTCATCAGTCCTCAATGAGATCGTCGATCACTACTTTGATGTCACGTAA
- a CDS encoding class I SAM-dependent methyltransferase yields MDRILEPEIMDDRPQAIAYAQADFRDSNRRFIDSLIHSYPQYLRHILDLGCGPGDIALELARSLPECQVTALDASAPMVELAQARLTAAALGDRVTLLQGQLPHWPSADFRTQPAFSALISKDMLHHLPQPHSLWSSLLHLRHSGHTTTPVAVSVMDLRRPPSPAAAQAIVAAIAPTAPDILQRDFYNSLCAAFTVGEVQQQLRDAGLSSLEVVLLGDRHLWVRGVLF; encoded by the coding sequence ATGGACCGAATCCTAGAACCCGAAATCATGGACGATCGCCCCCAAGCCATCGCCTACGCCCAAGCCGACTTCCGCGACTCCAACCGCCGCTTCATTGATAGCTTGATCCACAGCTATCCCCAGTATTTGCGCCATATCCTCGATCTGGGCTGTGGGCCGGGGGATATCGCCCTGGAATTAGCCCGTAGCCTGCCCGAATGCCAGGTTACCGCCCTCGATGCCTCCGCCCCCATGGTGGAACTGGCCCAAGCCCGCCTCACCGCCGCCGCATTGGGCGATCGGGTCACCCTGCTCCAAGGCCAACTGCCCCACTGGCCCTCCGCCGATTTCCGCACACAACCCGCCTTTTCGGCCCTGATCTCCAAGGATATGCTGCACCACCTGCCCCAGCCCCACAGTCTCTGGTCTAGCCTCTTACATTTGCGCCACAGCGGCCACACCACGACCCCCGTCGCTGTATCCGTCATGGATCTGCGCCGCCCCCCCAGCCCCGCCGCTGCCCAGGCCATTGTGGCCGCGATCGCCCCCACTGCCCCCGACATTCTGCAACGGGACTTCTACAACTCCCTCTGCGCCGCGTTTACGGTGGGGGAGGTGCAACAACAACTGCGGGACGCGGGGCTATCTTCCCTGGAGGTGGTGTTATTGGGCGATCGGCACCTCTGGGTGCGGGGGGTCTTGTTTTGA
- a CDS encoding ATP-dependent 6-phosphofructokinase: MKKIGILTSGGDCPGLNAVIRAVVKSATRRGWDVYGIPRGTDGFIQIYNGQCQPADLKLREHGYDIPGVVQGLDVLQFLSGSILGSLSKGNPNEPAVAQQVLAGYAMLGLDALVVVGGDGSLDIICNLAAQGNWNVMAVPKTIDNDVPFTEQSVGFSTAVDTVTDALYDLTFTAASHDRVMVVQVMGRDAGHLGLNAGIAGGADVILIPERAPQLTLAVIDAVCQHLAKIRSEGRLFALMVVAEGVRSPGGTLERNIGEILAQEVYDHSRNLCKAGHAAFCAMEAVDTRSTVLGHIQRSGTPSAFDRLLATSYGTKAVELIAAGQRNQMVVWQGGQVQVKALEEVLPVIRQCHQDNRCAGPVTSDSALVQVAQAIGIYVG, translated from the coding sequence ATGAAAAAAATTGGAATCCTGACCAGTGGCGGAGACTGCCCTGGACTCAATGCGGTTATTCGTGCCGTTGTGAAGTCAGCAACCCGTCGGGGCTGGGATGTTTATGGAATTCCCAGGGGCACCGATGGTTTTATCCAAATTTACAACGGCCAATGTCAGCCCGCCGACCTCAAACTGCGGGAACATGGCTATGATATTCCCGGCGTGGTGCAGGGCTTGGATGTGCTGCAATTTCTCAGTGGCAGCATTTTAGGATCCCTCAGTAAGGGCAATCCCAACGAACCAGCGGTGGCCCAACAGGTGTTGGCGGGTTACGCCATGTTGGGGCTGGATGCCCTGGTGGTGGTGGGGGGCGATGGCAGCTTGGATATTATTTGCAACCTAGCGGCCCAGGGCAACTGGAATGTGATGGCGGTGCCCAAAACCATTGATAATGACGTGCCCTTTACGGAGCAATCGGTGGGCTTTAGTACGGCGGTGGATACCGTCACCGATGCCCTCTATGACCTGACCTTCACGGCTGCTAGCCACGATCGGGTCATGGTGGTGCAGGTGATGGGGCGGGATGCAGGGCACCTGGGGCTGAATGCGGGCATTGCCGGAGGGGCGGATGTGATCCTGATTCCGGAGCGTGCTCCCCAACTGACCCTGGCCGTTATTGATGCAGTTTGCCAGCATTTGGCCAAGATTCGCAGTGAGGGGCGTTTGTTTGCCCTGATGGTGGTGGCGGAGGGGGTGCGTAGCCCTGGGGGAACGTTAGAGCGAAATATTGGGGAGATTCTAGCCCAAGAGGTCTATGACCACAGTCGCAACCTCTGTAAGGCTGGCCATGCAGCCTTTTGCGCCATGGAAGCGGTGGATACCCGATCGACGGTGTTGGGCCATATCCAACGCAGTGGCACTCCCTCCGCCTTCGATCGCCTCTTGGCCACCTCCTATGGCACCAAAGCCGTGGAACTGATTGCCGCCGGTCAACGCAATCAAATGGTGGTGTGGCAAGGGGGGCAGGTGCAGGTCAAAGCCCTGGAGGAGGTGTTGCCGGTCATTCGTCAGTGCCATCAGGACAACCGCTGTGCCGGTCCTGTGACTTCAGACTCGGCCTTAGTCCAGGTGGCCCAAGCCATTGGCATTTACGTGGGTTAG
- a CDS encoding TIGR00297 family protein, whose translation MDVWLNPWTIALILNTGLIAFALVAPKKLLTPAGYGHAWALGVLVWGTLGWQGYGVVMFYFLVGSGVTRIGMAEKEAAGIAEGRSGMRGPENVWGSALTGTLCGLGILALSYGQPDAQPDTSSPWIPLLALGYVASFATKLSDTTASEVGKAYGRRTFLITTLRPVPRGTEGAVSLEGTLAGLGASVVLALVGWGVGLVGLGGVLICVLAAFVATTVESLIGATLQSQWRWLTNEVVNLINTTVGALVAIALGVAVL comes from the coding sequence ATGGATGTTTGGCTAAACCCCTGGACGATCGCCCTGATCCTCAATACCGGTTTAATTGCCTTTGCCCTTGTTGCCCCTAAAAAGCTGCTGACCCCGGCGGGGTATGGCCATGCTTGGGCCTTGGGGGTGTTGGTGTGGGGAACCTTAGGCTGGCAGGGCTATGGGGTGGTGATGTTTTACTTTTTGGTGGGATCCGGGGTGACCCGCATTGGCATGGCGGAAAAAGAAGCCGCTGGTATTGCGGAAGGGCGATCGGGGATGCGCGGCCCAGAGAATGTCTGGGGTTCAGCCTTGACGGGCACCCTCTGCGGCTTGGGCATCTTGGCCCTGTCCTATGGCCAACCCGATGCCCAACCCGATACCTCCTCTCCGTGGATTCCCCTGTTGGCCCTGGGCTATGTGGCGAGTTTCGCCACCAAGCTTTCGGATACCACCGCTAGCGAAGTGGGGAAAGCCTATGGTCGCCGCACCTTTTTGATCACCACCCTGCGCCCTGTTCCCCGGGGCACCGAGGGAGCCGTGAGCCTGGAGGGAACCCTGGCGGGGCTGGGGGCTTCTGTGGTGTTGGCGTTGGTGGGCTGGGGGGTGGGTTTGGTGGGGCTGGGGGGGGTGCTGATCTGTGTCCTTGCTGCCTTTGTGGCCACTACCGTGGAAAGCCTGATCGGGGCCACGCTGCAAAGCCAATGGCGCTGGCTGACCAATGAAGTGGTTAATTTAATCAACACCACGGTGGGGGCACTGGTGGCGATCGCCCTGGGGGTAGCGGTTCTTTAG
- a CDS encoding helix-turn-helix domain-containing protein, with protein sequence MNPANIVGLRLKQAREKLGLDQADVAAALSVDYQINLDQSDISEIERQKRGVKDFELDALAKVLLVDPVWLLRGSDEDSGNA encoded by the coding sequence ATGAATCCCGCAAATATCGTTGGTCTTCGGTTAAAACAGGCACGCGAGAAGCTAGGGCTTGATCAGGCTGATGTAGCCGCAGCGTTGAGCGTTGATTATCAGATCAATCTTGACCAATCAGATATTTCTGAGATCGAGCGCCAAAAGCGTGGCGTGAAAGATTTTGAACTGGATGCTCTGGCAAAAGTGCTCCTGGTAGATCCGGTGTGGCTACTTCGCGGCAGCGATGAGGATTCCGGAAATGCCTGA
- a CDS encoding DNA cytosine methyltransferase: protein MEVVFQCEIDDFCHEILKRHWPKVPLHADITTLRATAIPPAKLWCAGWPCQDLSAANTEREGLQGKRSGLFYTFMELAGEVQPEWLVMENVPGLLSAEQGIALEAAIDALEKVGYLGGWLSCNAAHTGLPHHRDRVFLIASFKSPRAYRIFADGSQLSGDSPSRKQSWSQARPRFREITLGDNPLVVQRRGGFGYTMARSICPTLRAQTGGHQGGHSDRPILCGEKLDVDRVGKADGVSPRLDGRRGRLIGNAVVPGIAEWIGRKILEIESSGGVLEH, encoded by the coding sequence ATGGAAGTGGTTTTCCAATGCGAGATTGACGACTTCTGTCATGAAATTCTTAAACGTCACTGGCCAAAGGTACCTCTCCATGCGGACATCACAACCCTCAGAGCAACAGCTATTCCTCCAGCTAAACTTTGGTGTGCAGGATGGCCCTGTCAAGACCTCAGCGCAGCAAACACAGAACGGGAAGGGCTTCAAGGGAAACGGAGTGGACTTTTCTACACGTTTATGGAACTTGCTGGAGAAGTTCAGCCAGAATGGCTGGTCATGGAAAATGTGCCGGGCCTGTTATCGGCAGAGCAAGGAATTGCTCTTGAGGCAGCAATCGACGCGCTGGAAAAGGTCGGGTATCTGGGGGGATGGTTATCGTGTAATGCTGCCCATACGGGCTTACCCCACCACCGAGACCGAGTATTCCTTATCGCAAGTTTTAAGTCACCGCGTGCCTATCGAATCTTTGCTGACGGCAGCCAACTGTCTGGGGATTCTCCGTCGCGAAAACAGAGCTGGTCGCAAGCTCGACCTCGTTTTCGTGAAATCACTCTCGGAGACAATCCGCTTGTGGTACAACGTCGCGGAGGCTTCGGGTATACCATGGCAAGAAGCATCTGCCCCACGCTACGTGCCCAAACTGGAGGCCATCAAGGAGGTCATTCAGACCGACCAATACTGTGTGGCGAGAAACTTGACGTGGACAGAGTGGGAAAGGCTGATGGGGTTTCCCCCCGGTTGGACGGTCGTCGAGGGCGACTCATTGGCAACGCCGTTGTCCCAGGAATCGCAGAATGGATTGGGCGAAAAATTCTAGAGATCGAGTCTTCTGGGGGGGTGTTGGAACACTAG
- a CDS encoding response regulator, which produces MAVPYIILLVDDSLADRQVCHRYLQSQSDRYTILEAETGEEALSFCEQCQPDVILLDYFLPDYDGIDLFALLKDSLGYTMPPTVMMTKHRDQAMAVEAIQAGIQDYLVKDQVTPDLLQRTLKKVLEEAGMRRSLQQQQNQQQLTKDLALRILQSLELSNILDTTVQALGHCLKADRVLVLQFATDGSSTVVAESVQEAWTQSLGQTLGPDAWVAVPDPSLDAIFQQLHQDIWETETHNTTAHWQNQSFFATYPLEILAQWQVKSLHVVPIWVDCSGGDRPDSTLNPTSFPLTCSLLDHQKNPQRYPWGLLMVHQCEGSRSWEPLEINLLQELAIHLTIAIQQAELYQYQAQLNNFLQRQVTQQQKDLDLSQQRLQQQQHQLEAILWACPDLVIHIHRDGRYLDFLNDCDRGMILPPKAPLEANTVFDVFSPPIAQQYLHYAALALDSQTLQIYEQFLEVEGQVLRKEVRIVPCGDADEVVIMVRELPLDTGSRPVQSLPAPAVSPVTGTRCGTLPSLALTHVNANGLGHLD; this is translated from the coding sequence ATGGCTGTTCCCTACATTATTCTATTGGTGGATGACTCCTTAGCCGATCGCCAAGTTTGTCACCGCTATCTGCAGTCCCAGAGCGATCGCTATACCATCTTAGAGGCAGAAACAGGGGAGGAAGCCCTATCTTTTTGTGAACAATGCCAGCCGGATGTCATTTTATTAGACTATTTCCTGCCAGACTACGATGGCATCGACCTCTTTGCCCTGCTCAAAGACAGTCTAGGGTACACCATGCCCCCCACCGTCATGATGACCAAGCATCGGGATCAGGCCATGGCCGTGGAAGCCATTCAAGCGGGAATACAAGACTATCTGGTGAAGGATCAGGTGACACCGGATCTCCTCCAACGAACCCTCAAAAAGGTGTTGGAGGAGGCTGGGATGCGGCGATCGCTGCAACAGCAACAAAACCAACAACAACTGACTAAAGACCTGGCGCTGCGGATTCTCCAATCCCTGGAACTCTCGAATATTTTAGACACCACCGTCCAAGCCCTGGGCCACTGTTTGAAGGCCGATCGGGTCCTAGTCTTGCAGTTTGCCACCGATGGCAGCAGTACAGTGGTGGCGGAATCGGTGCAGGAGGCATGGACCCAAAGCCTCGGTCAAACCCTAGGGCCAGATGCCTGGGTTGCAGTCCCAGACCCGTCCCTCGATGCCATTTTCCAGCAGCTTCACCAAGATATTTGGGAAACCGAGACCCACAATACCACTGCCCACTGGCAGAATCAAAGCTTTTTTGCCACCTATCCCCTGGAAATCCTGGCCCAGTGGCAGGTGAAGTCCCTCCATGTGGTGCCCATTTGGGTAGATTGCTCCGGGGGCGATCGGCCAGACTCAACCCTCAACCCCACCAGCTTCCCCTTGACCTGCTCCCTCTTGGATCATCAGAAAAATCCCCAGCGCTATCCCTGGGGGTTGCTGATGGTGCATCAATGCGAGGGCAGTCGCTCCTGGGAACCCCTGGAAATTAACCTACTCCAGGAACTTGCCATCCATCTCACCATCGCTATTCAACAGGCGGAGTTGTATCAGTATCAAGCGCAACTCAATAACTTCCTGCAACGCCAAGTGACCCAACAGCAGAAGGATTTAGACCTCAGTCAACAGCGGCTCCAACAACAGCAGCATCAGCTTGAGGCTATTTTGTGGGCTTGTCCTGACCTGGTGATTCACATACACCGAGACGGGCGCTATTTAGACTTTCTCAATGACTGCGATCGGGGCATGATCTTGCCCCCCAAGGCTCCCCTGGAAGCCAACACCGTGTTTGATGTTTTCTCCCCCCCCATTGCCCAGCAATATCTCCACTACGCAGCCCTAGCCCTAGACAGCCAAACCCTCCAAATCTATGAGCAGTTCCTAGAGGTGGAGGGGCAGGTATTGCGGAAGGAAGTGCGCATAGTGCCCTGTGGGGATGCCGACGAGGTGGTGATCATGGTGCGGGAACTGCCCCTAGACACCGGCTCCCGTCCTGTTCAGTCCCTTCCTGCCCCTGCCGTTTCCCCCGTCACAGGAACCCGATGCGGGACACTGCCATCCCTGGCACTAACCCACGTAAATGCCAATGGCTTGGGCCACCTGGACTAA
- a CDS encoding CHASE2 domain-containing protein has product MNSKQRSFFGLTVLIAVVVLVIQDNGWLRTLDWIVVDQAFSVRSPEPQDDRIVIVSISEADITYVQQWPMTDARLLQALTQIQAQAPRLIGLDIYRDLPVNPGHDQLQDFWTSHDNIIAIEKVAGDTIAPPPILAAKGQVAASDLLLDRDGKIRRALILLGRSDGSLSTSLGAALALGYLADEGVELTEIDSDRSIYGLGKGRFVPLVGRAGAYEPDELGGYQILLNYRGGLDRFATVSLTQVLTGDLDPDLFRDRIVLIGSEAPSLNDNHRTPYNNSVLHSTPLMPGVVIHANLTSQMISAALDGRNLLRPVNRYLVWVWIVLGIVASVNLGLSYTKQPWLTWLGLGLILCLLAVVSYGSFHIGWILPVVAPGLGGASRGWGGTTIRERAPLSRRSEKQKMYNHGNKN; this is encoded by the coding sequence TTGAACAGTAAGCAACGCAGTTTTTTCGGACTAACAGTGCTGATCGCAGTCGTGGTGCTGGTAATCCAGGACAATGGCTGGCTACGAACCTTGGACTGGATTGTGGTGGATCAAGCCTTTAGTGTGCGATCGCCAGAACCCCAGGACGATCGCATTGTCATCGTCAGCATCAGCGAGGCCGACATCACCTACGTCCAGCAATGGCCCATGACCGATGCCCGCCTCCTCCAAGCCCTTACCCAGATCCAAGCCCAAGCCCCTCGCCTCATCGGTCTCGACATCTACCGGGATCTGCCGGTCAACCCCGGCCATGACCAACTCCAAGACTTTTGGACCAGCCACGATAACATCATCGCCATTGAAAAAGTGGCTGGGGACACCATTGCTCCGCCGCCGATCCTAGCCGCCAAAGGTCAGGTGGCCGCCAGTGACTTACTGCTGGATCGGGATGGCAAAATTCGCCGCGCCTTGATTTTGTTAGGACGATCGGACGGTTCCCTCAGCACCAGCTTGGGTGCAGCCCTGGCCCTGGGCTACTTGGCCGATGAGGGGGTGGAACTGACGGAGATTGACAGCGATCGCAGCATTTATGGCCTGGGCAAAGGGCGCTTTGTGCCCTTGGTGGGTCGGGCTGGAGCCTATGAACCGGACGAACTGGGGGGCTATCAAATTCTCCTGAACTACCGAGGCGGACTCGATCGCTTTGCCACGGTGAGCTTAACCCAGGTGCTGACGGGGGATCTGGATCCGGATCTGTTCCGCGATCGCATTGTCCTGATCGGCTCCGAAGCCCCCAGCCTCAACGACAACCACCGCACCCCCTACAACAACAGCGTTCTCCACAGCACCCCCCTCATGCCCGGTGTCGTCATCCATGCCAACCTCACCAGTCAAATGATCAGCGCGGCCCTGGATGGGCGCAACCTACTACGCCCCGTAAACCGCTATCTCGTCTGGGTTTGGATCGTCCTGGGCATCGTCGCCAGTGTCAACCTGGGACTGTCCTACACCAAACAACCGTGGCTCACCTGGCTGGGGTTGGGGTTGATCCTCTGCCTATTGGCGGTCGTGAGCTACGGCAGCTTCCACATCGGCTGGATTCTGCCCGTGGTGGCCCCAGGGTTGGGGGGCGCATCCAGAGGTTGGGGGGGTACTACAATAAGAGAAAGAGCGCCCCTATCGAGACGCTCTGAAAAACAAAAAATGTACAACCATGGTAACAAAAATTGA
- a CDS encoding type IV pilin-like G/H family protein, with amino-acid sequence MDLWSSGLPSCLGDDRRVRGRSPLPFAQGRQICTGILGLSLGLVLGFTPARAEDLSPGVQSGSVQFGSLQSGNLRSASLQPASLQSGNLRSASLQPASLQPASVRSGTLNPDGLLVSGGAANPDPVIQLQGHWQWQSPDGTRMILTFTEPDRLVLQVQSPNPDGTGSNSLQLLEELRYTIQTDADPMALDLTLADNQQIQTIFKLETPDRLLLELSQLSPGQPRPTAFGDATLTFERLDTPPPLPDSLTLVPYETRQQQQQEAQAQAYLQALTQAQTAYYQGQGTFASQWDDFVVGLDAETPAYTYGVLVLPDLGEIPTAGALPPHQGVLITAQAQGEGIHSYGGLLVAVEPAPGDLQFLWQACASPQPSPKLPPLPRVEVTAALPDPSPEDPGSQTPSSLILTPRSTADPTSLQALEPAAPPPQFPTMVILSCAPGSLPLEFSP; translated from the coding sequence ATGGACCTCTGGTCTTCAGGACTGCCCTCCTGTCTGGGGGACGATCGCCGAGTTCGGGGTCGATCGCCGCTGCCCTTTGCCCAGGGACGACAGATCTGCACCGGCATTCTGGGGCTAAGCCTGGGGCTGGTTTTGGGGTTCACCCCCGCCAGGGCCGAGGATCTGTCCCCTGGGGTGCAGTCTGGTAGTGTGCAGTTTGGTAGTTTGCAGTCTGGTAATTTGCGATCGGCTAGCTTGCAACCGGCTAGTTTGCAGTCTGGTAATTTGCGATCGGCTAGCTTGCAACCGGCTAGCTTGCAACCGGCTAGTGTGCGATCGGGCACCTTAAACCCCGACGGTTTACTGGTCTCTGGGGGTGCAGCCAACCCGGACCCCGTGATCCAGCTTCAGGGCCACTGGCAATGGCAAAGTCCCGACGGTACCCGGATGATCTTGACCTTTACGGAACCCGATCGCCTGGTGCTCCAGGTTCAAAGTCCCAACCCCGACGGGACGGGCAGCAATAGCCTGCAACTCCTGGAAGAACTGCGCTATACCATCCAGACAGACGCTGATCCCATGGCCTTGGACTTGACCCTGGCCGATAACCAGCAGATTCAGACCATTTTTAAGCTGGAAACCCCCGATCGCCTGCTCCTGGAGCTATCCCAACTCAGCCCCGGTCAACCCCGCCCCACCGCCTTTGGGGATGCCACCTTAACCTTTGAACGCCTCGACACCCCGCCCCCCTTGCCCGACAGCCTGACCCTGGTGCCCTACGAAACCCGCCAGCAGCAACAACAGGAAGCCCAAGCCCAAGCCTATCTTCAAGCCCTCACCCAGGCCCAAACCGCCTATTACCAGGGCCAGGGCACTTTTGCCAGCCAGTGGGATGATTTTGTTGTGGGCCTAGACGCGGAAACCCCCGCTTATACCTATGGGGTGCTGGTGTTACCGGATTTAGGGGAAATACCCACCGCTGGTGCCCTGCCGCCCCACCAGGGAGTGCTGATCACGGCCCAAGCCCAAGGGGAGGGCATCCACAGTTATGGGGGCTTACTGGTGGCCGTGGAACCCGCACCGGGGGATCTCCAGTTTCTTTGGCAAGCCTGCGCCTCCCCCCAGCCCAGTCCCAAACTGCCCCCCCTCCCCAGGGTTGAGGTCACTGCTGCTCTCCCCGATCCCAGTCCTGAGGATCCTGGATCCCAGACCCCCTCATCCCTGATCCTGACCCCCAGATCCACGGCGGACCCCACCAGCCTCCAAGCCCTGGAACCTGCCGCCCCCCCCCCTCAGTTCCCAACCATGGTGATCCTAAGCTGTGCCCCTGGGTCCCTACCCTTGGAGTTCTCCCCCTAG
- a CDS encoding adenylate/guanylate cyclase domain-containing protein has translation MRPGLGVILGGSSSIITTLWIKLNLSYRTLSRQHQQLQQANQDLKQLNNIYRCFVPLEYVQILDKKSILDIKLGDHVSRSMAISFSDIRNFTSICETRSPGQVFEFVNDYLQRISPEICNHGGVIIKFMGDAIMAIFPQSPEDAIAAGLAQYQRLREYNEELAQQGQPPIAIGMGIHLGRVMVGVIGEAGRMQGDVLSDAVNVAARLESLTKFYGTPLLVSGNLLSELSDLDRYRYRLIDEVMVKGRSESISLFEILDAEQEDIALLKAETQLLFEQGCFDYRQQKFTSAKQKFYQVLQKNPHDKAAKLYLSRIQHLQTQGVPPDWTGVWQFTDK, from the coding sequence ATGCGCCCAGGGTTGGGGGTGATCCTAGGGGGCAGTAGCAGTATTATCACCACCCTTTGGATCAAGTTAAACCTGTCCTACCGCACCCTAAGCCGCCAACACCAACAATTACAACAGGCTAACCAGGATCTCAAACAACTCAACAACATCTATCGCTGCTTTGTCCCCTTAGAATATGTGCAAATCCTGGACAAAAAAAGCATTTTAGATATTAAGCTAGGGGATCATGTCAGTCGATCCATGGCTATTTCTTTCTCCGATATTCGCAATTTTACCTCGATCTGCGAAACTCGATCCCCCGGCCAAGTTTTTGAATTTGTCAACGATTACCTCCAACGCATTAGCCCCGAAATCTGCAATCACGGCGGGGTCATCATTAAGTTTATGGGGGATGCCATCATGGCCATTTTCCCCCAAAGCCCAGAGGACGCGATCGCCGCTGGCCTTGCCCAATACCAACGACTGCGGGAGTATAACGAGGAACTGGCCCAGCAAGGTCAACCCCCCATTGCCATTGGTATGGGGATTCATCTGGGGCGAGTGATGGTGGGGGTCATTGGGGAAGCCGGACGGATGCAGGGGGATGTGCTATCTGATGCGGTCAATGTGGCGGCACGGTTGGAAAGTTTAACCAAGTTCTATGGTACGCCTCTGTTAGTGTCCGGCAATTTATTATCTGAATTATCCGATCTCGATCGCTATCGCTATCGCCTCATTGATGAAGTCATGGTCAAGGGCCGCAGTGAGTCCATTTCCCTCTTCGAGATCTTGGATGCAGAACAGGAGGATATTGCCCTCTTAAAAGCAGAAACCCAATTGTTATTTGAACAGGGCTGTTTTGATTATCGTCAACAAAAATTTACCAGTGCAAAGCAAAAGTTTTATCAGGTTTTACAAAAAAATCCCCATGATAAGGCCGCTAAACTCTATCTCTCCCGCATTCAACACCTCCAAACCCAAGGAGTCCCCCCCGACTGGACTGGAGTCTGGCAGTTCACCGACAAGTAA